In Phormidium yuhuli AB48, one genomic interval encodes:
- the hpsA gene encoding hormogonium polysaccharide biosynthesis protein HpsA — MATPHIWTPIKRWLRNTSKRLYTHFSRWLRRLLHRVAPPRRRRSQRRVAGFVLPTAVMLLLVLSLIVGAILLRTINRTEQVMLSRRDRIIYNAATPAIDRAKAKLEFMFDRDREPRLPSGIPAQDLLRTIMLNPGVPAADDPYTLPGETRIDINGDGNVDNAWAYREDSSGDGETDLTVAYSIIWEFPDGNPDLQTRARDLLVRQGPVSGEPRPGCGDGTIPIENGWLRDAVSTALLRKNFQVNAFVISEGEDRAVTTLEVQQEREASRLNKWGAWFRNDLEVFPGADFRWNGAMHTDGNFIVGNRSSAEFFQAYLVSGPGSCIYQAGASTSEITVSENDQFTGQVIAGLMNENTSSPGGTFHVWSEAVPTNENFVELNQDNDSVGNTTPADASLDPIRLFTEDVSQPRGNVNRSNDWKNFPSEDEVDEPRILNQRTDPPFIDDVYRADDRYGPVPVYGGDRDLRLIRGTEVVAGESQEVGLGVRVGEPITGASPETEKLIRLSVQADENPKELGLDGYWERRAWREGMRIIVGQRLELGNDPFSSPTEVSRNSDVPQVVNDLDLTANREHESLQRRSFRDNLAAAQTTAIYHWREGADGTDEAPVAALLTTVHPGTAETLKRAAIFEKPQIEFGVDPAYNALFGPVFGNDDDELLVDFFTGRGTNGWELDVSQLDIANNNVNNALQNLANFAGDPDGAFPPLQEPGAIHPSPAMTEWGNFSNLRRTLSNDLGSLADYSNKHTAALTLGALAYNLSYLDALDYGSISAELEALADRLLQLRDGSSSNGEVLFFPTGDLGDFANTYTAYKGGTDLDEDFNGDDDAPTLIILDDDDAPVVRMTPSPEAYIEALAYTDTTADAYETEDLQELARLIYLKEQVKRDRRFGFLPSDTTEHEEIVPFSISPAIASINFNQPSQDIIDDIENLDADNICGLGQRLGDCFDVDNSSVSTGGSSAVLQPLSAFAGKALNHQQEYEINADAEVELEMSFGCDWSQFGTSSDLQNFTLANSLCAISPKFPSLYYVLPSDDAAPIGNQPESETEVASFQLSNNHSSILNLTWLANNGSVQGYDLNQDGDIDDEIWYTSDGNFPQPSQPITFTAAQLTDVVIQPIGLETELTLPYVELNGLPSTIGCDNNASAGANPIINPNCQAYSLVYKDGTYFRVAFKDNAFYMGRDRMNTRALNVDLELLSNRVNNQLNGTTPSGDTWLAAGDDRDDALLDGGIVYAFREDGVREDAIERAPGGNCQNAGNIGSGCNTNVITGIDPRVNQNNGISPKSVNFNPDPDRQIHGFRIINGEDISRPTLGVQPFGLSFISDNPAFVQGNFNCHKTPGDSCDNVIEEFEVTLSDQNNWGPNRFYNQRQNTNRLDDNFANPDGDSWRYSEFLVDGFAILSDQFCDGSVEDLLIVTPATSSVGLGNELRQALVDLGRDASSGEVDNVYGCFRNTGRRVTSYSSFLRPNGTIPDNEVWLRENPADAGSPIRIASSGNPLAFLKGIGDFGPDGQYAGNYLSRASINNPQLRQSLVEAADEQRVNAMMISGITPSRALQSYGGLHNFPRFNEEWRDRDVLISGSLMQLRFSNYATGPYDHDAWEPTGPNSAPVEAEVIGYYGPPTRLWGYDVALQLTRVGPVSSRQTRVERVRSEFYREPSADDLYIQNLRCAVYDGRTIDPQATGCS, encoded by the coding sequence ATGGCTACCCCCCACATCTGGACTCCCATAAAACGCTGGTTGCGCAACACCAGTAAGCGGTTGTACACCCACTTTTCTCGTTGGCTGCGCCGTCTGTTACATCGGGTTGCCCCACCCCGCCGTCGCCGCTCCCAGCGTCGAGTGGCGGGGTTTGTGCTACCGACAGCGGTGATGCTGCTGCTGGTGTTGTCCCTAATTGTGGGGGCAATTCTGCTGCGGACGATTAACCGGACTGAACAGGTGATGCTGTCTCGGCGCGATCGCATTATTTATAATGCCGCCACACCGGCGATCGACCGGGCCAAGGCCAAGTTAGAGTTCATGTTTGATAGGGATCGTGAGCCTCGCTTGCCCTCTGGTATTCCGGCCCAGGACTTACTCCGGACAATTATGTTGAATCCGGGCGTTCCGGCAGCGGATGACCCTTATACACTTCCCGGTGAAACTCGGATTGATATTAACGGCGATGGTAACGTCGATAATGCTTGGGCTTATCGGGAAGATAGTAGTGGTGATGGGGAGACAGATTTGACCGTTGCTTATTCAATTATTTGGGAATTTCCTGACGGAAATCCCGATTTACAAACCCGGGCAAGAGACTTGCTGGTACGCCAAGGGCCAGTGTCTGGAGAACCTAGGCCTGGGTGTGGTGATGGGACGATTCCTATTGAGAATGGTTGGTTGCGTGATGCAGTGAGTACAGCACTGCTCCGTAAAAACTTTCAAGTCAATGCTTTTGTGATTTCAGAAGGCGAGGATCGAGCTGTGACCACCTTAGAGGTGCAACAAGAGCGGGAGGCTAGCCGGCTTAATAAGTGGGGGGCTTGGTTCCGTAATGACTTGGAGGTGTTCCCAGGGGCTGACTTTCGTTGGAATGGTGCCATGCACACTGATGGAAACTTTATAGTTGGAAATCGCTCTTCTGCCGAATTTTTCCAAGCCTATCTAGTCAGTGGTCCTGGATCCTGCATTTATCAAGCCGGTGCCAGTACTTCAGAGATTACAGTATCTGAAAATGATCAGTTCACCGGTCAGGTTATCGCAGGGTTGATGAATGAAAATACGTCTAGCCCCGGAGGGACATTCCATGTCTGGAGTGAAGCAGTCCCCACCAATGAAAACTTTGTTGAACTCAACCAAGATAATGACTCGGTTGGCAATACAACTCCAGCAGATGCAAGCTTAGACCCCATTCGTCTTTTTACTGAAGATGTCTCTCAGCCTCGCGGCAACGTTAACCGCAGCAACGACTGGAAGAACTTTCCCAGCGAAGACGAGGTTGACGAACCCCGGATTTTAAATCAGCGCACCGACCCTCCCTTTATTGATGATGTGTACCGAGCTGATGATCGCTATGGACCAGTTCCAGTTTACGGGGGAGATCGGGATCTACGGCTGATCCGGGGTACTGAAGTGGTTGCTGGAGAATCTCAAGAAGTGGGGTTGGGCGTGAGGGTTGGAGAACCAATCACCGGAGCCTCTCCTGAAACGGAAAAACTGATCCGCCTTAGTGTCCAAGCCGATGAAAACCCCAAGGAGTTGGGACTTGATGGCTATTGGGAGCGGCGTGCCTGGCGTGAGGGGATGCGAATCATCGTTGGACAGCGGTTGGAACTGGGGAATGACCCATTTTCCAGTCCCACGGAAGTTAGCCGAAACAGTGATGTTCCCCAAGTAGTCAATGATCTTGATCTTACTGCCAATCGGGAACATGAATCCTTGCAACGTCGAAGCTTCCGAGATAACTTGGCGGCGGCTCAGACGACGGCTATCTATCATTGGCGTGAGGGAGCAGATGGCACGGATGAGGCTCCAGTTGCGGCCCTGCTAACGACCGTCCACCCAGGAACAGCTGAAACCTTGAAGCGAGCGGCCATCTTTGAAAAACCCCAGATTGAGTTTGGGGTTGACCCAGCCTACAATGCCCTGTTCGGTCCGGTATTTGGCAATGATGACGATGAACTGTTAGTGGACTTCTTCACCGGTCGTGGTACCAACGGCTGGGAACTGGATGTGAGTCAGTTGGATATTGCTAACAACAATGTCAATAATGCCTTGCAAAACCTTGCCAACTTTGCCGGGGATCCAGACGGAGCATTCCCGCCCTTACAAGAGCCGGGAGCAATCCATCCTAGCCCAGCTATGACCGAGTGGGGGAACTTCTCCAACTTGCGACGTACCCTTAGTAACGACTTAGGCAGCCTGGCAGATTATTCCAATAAGCATACAGCGGCGTTAACGTTGGGGGCTTTGGCGTACAACCTCAGTTACCTAGATGCGCTCGACTATGGCTCTATTTCTGCTGAATTAGAGGCCCTAGCGGATCGCCTGTTGCAACTTCGCGACGGTAGTTCTAGCAATGGTGAGGTCTTATTCTTCCCAACTGGAGATTTAGGGGATTTCGCCAACACCTATACCGCCTATAAAGGGGGAACAGATCTAGATGAAGACTTCAACGGAGATGATGATGCTCCTACCCTGATTATCTTGGATGACGACGATGCTCCAGTTGTGAGGATGACTCCGAGTCCTGAAGCTTATATCGAGGCCTTGGCCTACACGGATACAACAGCGGATGCGTATGAAACAGAGGATCTGCAAGAACTCGCTCGCCTGATTTATCTGAAAGAACAGGTGAAGCGCGATCGCCGCTTTGGCTTTCTTCCTTCCGATACCACGGAGCATGAGGAGATAGTCCCGTTCTCCATCAGTCCTGCGATCGCTAGTATCAACTTTAATCAACCTTCTCAAGACATCATCGATGATATCGAAAACTTGGATGCCGATAACATTTGTGGTCTAGGTCAGCGCTTAGGAGACTGCTTTGATGTCGATAACAGTAGTGTGTCCACTGGTGGCAGCTCGGCTGTCCTTCAACCCTTAAGTGCGTTTGCTGGCAAAGCTCTCAACCATCAACAGGAGTATGAAATTAACGCCGATGCAGAAGTGGAACTAGAGATGAGTTTCGGTTGTGATTGGTCACAGTTTGGGACAAGCAGCGATCTACAGAATTTCACCCTCGCGAATAGTCTCTGTGCTATTAGCCCGAAATTTCCATCCCTCTACTATGTTCTCCCTTCAGATGATGCCGCGCCAATTGGTAACCAACCCGAGTCTGAAACAGAGGTTGCTAGTTTTCAGCTATCCAACAATCACAGCAGCATCCTGAATTTGACGTGGCTGGCAAACAATGGCTCCGTCCAGGGGTATGACTTGAACCAAGATGGTGACATTGATGATGAGATTTGGTACACCAGCGATGGTAATTTTCCTCAGCCATCTCAACCCATTACCTTTACAGCCGCACAACTGACTGATGTGGTCATTCAACCCATCGGGTTGGAGACTGAGCTGACCCTTCCCTACGTGGAACTCAATGGTCTCCCCTCCACCATTGGTTGTGACAACAACGCCAGTGCAGGGGCCAATCCCATCATTAACCCCAACTGTCAAGCCTATAGTTTGGTTTACAAAGATGGAACCTATTTCCGGGTTGCTTTCAAGGACAACGCCTTTTACATGGGGCGCGATCGTATGAATACCCGTGCCTTGAATGTGGATTTGGAATTGTTATCCAACAGGGTCAACAATCAGCTCAATGGAACCACACCCAGTGGAGATACCTGGTTAGCAGCCGGGGATGACCGTGATGATGCGTTGCTCGACGGTGGAATTGTCTATGCCTTCCGGGAAGACGGTGTCCGCGAGGATGCTATCGAACGGGCCCCAGGTGGGAACTGTCAAAACGCGGGAAATATTGGTAGCGGCTGTAACACCAATGTGATTACTGGCATCGATCCCCGTGTCAACCAGAATAATGGCATCAGCCCGAAATCGGTAAACTTCAACCCAGATCCCGACCGCCAAATTCATGGCTTCCGGATCATCAATGGAGAAGACATCTCACGCCCCACCCTTGGGGTACAACCCTTTGGTCTAAGTTTCATCTCCGATAACCCCGCCTTTGTTCAGGGAAACTTTAACTGCCATAAAACTCCTGGAGATAGTTGTGACAACGTCATTGAGGAATTTGAGGTCACTTTGTCAGATCAGAACAATTGGGGTCCGAACCGGTTCTATAACCAGCGTCAAAACACCAACCGACTCGACGATAACTTTGCAAATCCTGATGGGGACAGTTGGCGTTACAGTGAGTTCCTCGTCGATGGCTTTGCCATTCTCTCAGACCAGTTCTGTGATGGCAGTGTTGAAGACCTACTAATTGTCACGCCTGCCACTAGCTCTGTTGGCTTAGGTAATGAACTGAGACAGGCCTTGGTAGATCTTGGGCGAGATGCTTCCTCTGGAGAGGTGGACAACGTCTATGGTTGTTTCCGCAACACAGGCAGGCGTGTTACGTCCTATTCCAGCTTTCTACGTCCCAACGGGACTATCCCTGATAATGAGGTTTGGTTGCGTGAGAATCCAGCAGATGCTGGTTCACCGATTCGCATTGCTTCTAGTGGCAATCCGTTAGCATTCCTCAAGGGCATTGGGGATTTTGGCCCAGACGGTCAGTATGCCGGTAACTACTTAAGTCGAGCTAGCATCAATAACCCTCAACTGCGTCAGTCACTTGTTGAAGCTGCTGATGAACAGCGAGTCAATGCCATGATGATTAGTGGGATCACTCCATCCCGGGCACTCCAATCTTATGGAGGATTACATAACTTCCCTCGTTTCAATGAAGAGTGGCGAGATCGGGACGTCTTAATTTCTGGTTCTCTGATGCAATTAAGATTCAGTAATTACGCCACAGGACCCTATGACCATGATGCTTGGGAACCAACCGGTCCGAACTCAGCCCCAGTCGAGGCGGAGGTGATTGGTTACTACGGTCCTCCAACTCGTCTTTGGGGGTACGATGTTGCTCTACAACTGACGCGAGTTGGTCCTGTTTCCTCCCGGCAAACTCGCGTAGAACGGGTGCGGAGTGAGTTCTACCGAGAACCCTCTGCGGACGACTTGTACATTCAAAATCTCCGCTGTGCTGTTTATGATGGCAGGACCATTGACCCGCAAGCCACAGGTTGTTCTTAA
- a CDS encoding type IV pilus modification PilV family protein yields MMTYLTQPWKPRLLSLLQKQHLLTDKNSGLTLIEGLVAILIVSAVTTAITPMMFLSVATRIQNRRSEQALQLAHGQIDQIRVLMEQGINDQTVIDRQLPPLAGENNVNDVGPPTGIFNNLLSTNSSCNDLTDLGQLSPNQAFPVDVNGDCEIDFYMQTFRTNEVTAVLNNSNNSIEVPIVFRMGVRVYYRNADFGNLETDQASLVMTTGEGQQRTRPLASLFTVMAQGDTTLSLDRYRIFLTDEVRP; encoded by the coding sequence ATGATGACATACCTCACCCAGCCCTGGAAGCCACGCCTTCTGAGCTTACTTCAGAAACAACATCTGTTGACGGATAAGAACTCCGGTCTAACCCTAATTGAAGGGCTAGTCGCGATCTTAATTGTTTCGGCGGTGACTACTGCCATCACCCCGATGATGTTCCTTTCCGTTGCCACCCGGATTCAGAACCGACGGTCTGAGCAAGCTCTCCAGTTAGCCCATGGTCAGATTGACCAAATTCGAGTCTTGATGGAACAGGGAATCAATGATCAGACCGTAATTGATAGACAATTACCCCCACTCGCCGGTGAAAACAACGTTAATGACGTAGGTCCCCCTACGGGAATATTTAACAACTTACTCTCAACCAACTCCAGTTGTAACGATTTGACCGACCTGGGTCAGCTCAGCCCTAACCAAGCCTTTCCAGTCGACGTTAATGGGGATTGTGAAATTGATTTTTATATGCAAACCTTTCGAACGAATGAGGTCACCGCAGTTCTAAACAACAGCAACAATTCCATTGAAGTTCCCATTGTTTTCCGTATGGGAGTTCGGGTCTACTACCGCAATGCTGATTTTGGTAACCTAGAGACTGACCAGGCGTCCCTTGTCATGACAACTGGTGAAGGCCAACAGCGGACTCGCCCTTTGGCTAGCCTATTCACTGTGATGGCTCAGGGAGACACGACTTTATCCTTGGATAGATATCGTATCTTTTTGACGGATGAGGTTCGTCCGTAA
- a CDS encoding type II secretion system protein J — protein MNLQRTLWHYVAPALRSPRTRRRSGHDLGFTLTEILVSVIIAGIIMSGLMTLMVELLTSDARETARTETQREMQMALDYISADIREAFYVYDGRCLEGDQDACGSGLFNSINIPANSVPVLAFWKLEDLPPTVLNNDCTNFAQLPRGIPCVSGRSNTLIIYYLTRNEGNNGNAWSGMARLQRTAYRQFNSDGTRNDNFVDPTDSEIENMSFDNWPAGQAVTLPAPITLVDFVDDRPMSDIADAQDVAQGMSVDCPDGYNLTPDDSTLNNNGFGGVRNFYACVLDEVGRRNNIGDSNSDSDTAFNQKVILFLRGNAAGKPGIRSANEGFMPAIQTQVLNRSVRRKSPRRF, from the coding sequence ATGAATTTACAAAGAACCCTTTGGCACTACGTCGCCCCAGCCCTTCGCTCTCCTCGAACTCGTAGGAGGTCTGGGCATGACCTAGGATTTACCTTAACGGAAATCTTGGTATCTGTGATTATTGCTGGGATCATCATGTCTGGCTTGATGACACTCATGGTGGAGTTGTTGACATCTGATGCACGAGAAACGGCACGCACAGAGACTCAGCGAGAGATGCAAATGGCACTAGATTACATTAGTGCAGATATCCGGGAAGCTTTTTATGTTTATGATGGTCGGTGTTTGGAAGGTGACCAGGACGCCTGTGGATCCGGGTTATTCAATAGTATTAATATCCCTGCCAACAGTGTTCCAGTTCTTGCTTTCTGGAAGCTGGAAGATCTGCCTCCAACCGTCCTGAACAACGACTGTACTAACTTTGCTCAGCTTCCCCGGGGAATCCCCTGTGTATCGGGTCGAAGCAACACTTTGATTATCTATTATTTAACCCGCAATGAGGGAAATAATGGTAACGCATGGTCCGGTATGGCTCGGCTTCAGCGCACTGCTTACCGTCAGTTCAACAGTGACGGGACTCGAAATGACAACTTTGTCGATCCGACAGATAGTGAAATTGAGAATATGAGTTTTGATAACTGGCCCGCAGGTCAGGCAGTTACGCTACCGGCACCGATTACATTAGTAGATTTTGTCGATGACCGTCCAATGAGTGACATTGCCGACGCTCAAGATGTTGCTCAAGGAATGTCAGTTGATTGTCCAGATGGCTACAATCTCACCCCTGACGATTCAACCCTAAACAATAATGGATTTGGCGGAGTTCGTAATTTCTATGCTTGTGTTCTAGATGAGGTCGGGCGACGAAATAACATCGGCGACAGCAATAGCGATAGTGACACTGCCTTCAATCAGAAGGTTATTCTCTTCTTGCGGGGTAATGCTGCTGGTAAACCCGGGATTCGCAGTGCCAACGAAGGGTTCATGCCCGCGATTCAAACCCAGGTGCTTAACCGCAGTGTTCGTAGGAAAAGCCCTCGACGTTTTTAG
- a CDS encoding pilus assembly FimT family protein: protein MTKLLFQYLNNLRGRRRRALTSLVTNEGFTTIEVLVVIVMLGILTAIAAPGWLNFVNNQRVKNASDAALQLMRRAQSRASTENRTWEASFRIQDEVIQGSTHAVSGGAPLWQTLAPEAGTLVTLDFDSSTLSQTCEHGDHCVRFEDRGVISLDSVEDPDNESGTLARLAFRSRDGGDDGPRRCIVVATILGSIRTDRCED, encoded by the coding sequence ATGACTAAATTATTGTTCCAGTACCTAAATAACTTAAGAGGGCGAAGACGACGAGCGCTCACCTCCCTAGTAACTAATGAGGGCTTCACCACAATTGAAGTCTTAGTCGTTATCGTTATGTTAGGGATTCTGACCGCTATTGCCGCTCCGGGTTGGCTTAACTTTGTTAACAACCAGCGTGTCAAAAATGCTTCTGATGCTGCCCTACAATTGATGCGTCGCGCTCAATCACGAGCTAGCACTGAGAATCGCACCTGGGAAGCTAGTTTCCGTATTCAGGATGAGGTGATTCAGGGATCTACACATGCGGTCAGTGGTGGAGCACCTCTCTGGCAGACCTTAGCCCCTGAAGCAGGAACCTTGGTGACTCTTGACTTTGACAGCAGCACTCTAAGTCAGACCTGCGAGCATGGAGATCACTGTGTACGTTTTGAAGACCGGGGCGTGATCTCGTTAGATTCCGTAGAAGATCCTGACAATGAGTCGGGCACTCTAGCGCGGCTTGCCTTTAGATCCCGAGATGGTGGCGATGACGGACCTAGACGCTGCATTGTAGTAGCAACGATCCTCGGCTCTATCCGTACCGATCGCTGCGAAGACTAA